A stretch of the Candidatus Goldiibacteriota bacterium HGW-Goldbacteria-1 genome encodes the following:
- a CDS encoding transcriptional regulator (indirectly regulates nitrogen metabolism; at high nitrogen levels P-II prevents the phosphorylation of NR-I, the transcriptional activator of the glutamine synthetase gene (glnA); at low nitrogen levels P-II is uridylylated to form PII-UMP and interacts with an adenylyltransferase (GlnE) that activates GlnA), whose product MKKITVIIAPSKFDALRKRMIETGVCGLTVTAADGFGVQKSKLEKMRDQDIAVEFLPKSKVEMVVKDSEAEMVIKEIVDCTRTGRIGDGKIFISEITDVLRIRTGERKEDAI is encoded by the coding sequence ATGAAAAAGATAACCGTAATTATAGCCCCTTCAAAGTTTGACGCTTTAAGAAAGCGGATGATAGAAACAGGCGTGTGCGGCCTTACGGTAACCGCTGCCGATGGCTTTGGAGTGCAGAAAAGCAAGCTTGAAAAGATGAGGGACCAGGATATAGCCGTGGAGTTTCTGCCAAAGTCAAAGGTGGAAATGGTGGTAAAAGACAGCGAAGCAGAAATGGTTATAAAAGAAATTGTGGACTGTACCAGAACCGGAAGAATTGGAGACGGTAAAATTTTTATTTCCGAAATCACGGATGTTTTAAGGATAAGGACGGGCGAAAGAAAAGAAGATGCCATTTAA